Proteins from one Candidatus Hydrogenedentota bacterium genomic window:
- a CDS encoding NAD(P)-binding protein, with protein MKMEASSFPTTETGRQKPTGAVLVCGAGVAGIQASLDLSAAGFHVYLVENQAAVGGGMARLDKTFPTGDCATCIISPKLVECMRDPNIDLLTMSDVVKLEGEPGQFKATVIQRPRYVDVDKCTMCGDCTAVCPISVQSQFDAQIGTRKAIDRVYAQAAPNAYVILKRGRAMCSSGCPIDSSVQAYVALIAAGRFEEAAAVISRENPLPSICGRVCFHPCELKCNRGAVDEPINIRGLKRFAMDLYPEFTPPAGIQSSGKSVAIVGSGPAGLSAAHFLALAGHKVTVFESLPVLGGMLSVGIPDYRLPPEILERDLSGMRKMGVEFKPDTSVGEDISSGDITKMYDAVFIATGAHESRKLDIPGEDSRGVIHGVDFLRKYALGQETGLGRNVVIVGGGNTAIDAARTAVRLGARKVTILYRRTREEMPADHAEIEAALQEKIDIRYLAAPTRVSVEDGAAKAIECIRMELGEPDDSGRRRPVPINGSEFTLETDTLIPAVSQSVPRKLIELFGLETSRWGTIVADELTMATPRKGIFAGGDVVAGPSSVIDAIAHGKRAAKAIGNYLNGQPLADGLEMRPESCNPLSEADIKTLKKRLGEAGRVPQAELPAAQRAGSFQEVESTYTPEEAQREAQRCLNCGMCCECMRCVEACKAGAILHEQTPSTLELEVGAVVLTPGFDAFDGSKRGEFGFGHASNVVTNVQFERILSASGPTQGHIQRPSDGAAPKRLAFIQCVGSRDSGCRNDYCSSVCCMAATKEAILAKEHDPDLDVTIFFLDMRAFGKDFDRYYERAKNDLGIRYVRSFISRTIEMPDTRNLVLRYFGPGLKQVEEEFDMVVLSLGLEPSQALLNQAEHIGVALNKWGFAQTSELRPLDTSRAGVFVGGTFQEPKDIPDTVMQASGAASRAMALLAAARGSQVRTKHYPPERDITDEPPRVGVFVCHCGSNIASVVDVAEVVERTRRFPNVVHAEHTIYTCADDSQARMKQSLLEHRINRVVVASCTPRTHEPVFRDTLRDAGLNPYLLEMANIREQCSWVHANDPETATNKACDLVRMIVARASESVPLKEVTVPVSKGALIIGGGVAGMTAALALAGQGFAAHVVEKADVLGGTARRLHHTLDGENIQDFLDDTIAKVMSNKLIQVHLNARVSKVDGHIGAFETTIVSNGNCREIRHGVVVVATGAEEHKPESFGYGKSDKVLTQLELSERLNQSSLRLPAKATVVMIQCVEQRNEERPYCSRVCCTTAVKNALELKRLYPDARIMVLYRDMRTYGFREAAYREAREKGVLFVRYDAEQPPELTLNGALRVRVQEPALARTIEVSPDMLVLAAPMVPQPDREEVSELLRVPLNADGFFLEAHVKLRPVDFASEGIFLCGTAHAPKSIGETISQANAVAGRAASILSRKVMPVSGQVAWVDPDKCISCMTCVHVCPYHAPEVGPNNKAEIQGVVCMGCGSCSAECPAKAIQLSHYLDSQILRALDYLLLDRPATESFKTQYLEQVGVAQPRWHKGPE; from the coding sequence ATGAAAATGGAAGCTTCTTCTTTCCCCACTACGGAAACCGGAAGACAAAAGCCCACCGGCGCCGTACTTGTTTGCGGGGCGGGCGTTGCCGGCATTCAAGCGTCTCTGGACCTTTCGGCTGCGGGTTTTCACGTCTACCTGGTGGAGAACCAGGCCGCCGTGGGCGGCGGCATGGCGCGCCTGGACAAAACGTTCCCGACCGGCGATTGCGCCACGTGCATCATCTCCCCCAAGTTGGTCGAATGCATGCGCGATCCCAACATCGATCTGCTCACCATGAGCGATGTCGTCAAACTGGAAGGCGAACCGGGCCAGTTCAAGGCGACGGTCATCCAGCGGCCTCGTTATGTGGATGTTGACAAGTGCACCATGTGCGGCGACTGCACAGCGGTATGCCCGATCTCCGTCCAAAGCCAGTTTGATGCCCAGATCGGCACGCGTAAGGCCATTGACCGTGTGTATGCTCAAGCCGCGCCTAACGCCTACGTCATTCTCAAACGCGGCCGCGCGATGTGCAGCTCGGGTTGCCCCATTGATTCAAGCGTTCAGGCCTACGTCGCGCTGATCGCGGCGGGCAGGTTCGAGGAGGCGGCCGCTGTGATAAGCCGCGAGAACCCCCTGCCGTCGATTTGTGGCCGTGTGTGTTTTCACCCGTGCGAACTGAAATGCAACCGCGGCGCTGTTGATGAGCCCATCAATATCAGGGGCCTCAAACGCTTCGCCATGGACTTGTATCCCGAATTCACGCCACCAGCGGGCATTCAGTCTTCCGGAAAATCGGTTGCCATCGTGGGTTCGGGACCGGCCGGCCTGTCCGCTGCCCATTTCCTGGCGCTGGCGGGGCACAAAGTGACGGTGTTCGAATCCCTCCCCGTGCTGGGCGGTATGCTGTCTGTGGGCATTCCCGACTACCGTCTGCCGCCGGAAATCCTGGAAAGGGACCTTTCAGGCATGCGCAAAATGGGCGTCGAGTTCAAGCCTGATACCTCCGTTGGCGAAGATATTTCAAGCGGCGACATTACCAAAATGTACGATGCCGTCTTCATCGCCACCGGCGCCCACGAAAGCAGGAAACTCGATATCCCGGGCGAAGACTCTCGTGGCGTCATTCACGGCGTTGACTTTCTGCGCAAATACGCGCTCGGCCAAGAGACCGGCCTCGGCAGGAACGTTGTCATCGTAGGCGGCGGCAACACCGCTATCGACGCCGCTCGTACTGCCGTGCGCCTGGGCGCGCGCAAAGTCACCATCCTGTACCGCCGCACTCGCGAAGAGATGCCGGCCGACCACGCCGAAATCGAAGCCGCTTTGCAGGAAAAGATTGATATCCGGTACCTGGCCGCGCCCACCAGGGTCAGTGTTGAGGACGGCGCGGCAAAAGCCATCGAATGCATCCGCATGGAGTTGGGGGAGCCCGACGACAGCGGCCGGCGCCGTCCCGTGCCCATCAACGGCTCGGAATTCACGCTCGAGACCGACACGCTCATCCCCGCGGTAAGCCAGTCGGTGCCGCGTAAGCTCATCGAACTCTTCGGTCTCGAGACGAGCCGATGGGGCACTATCGTGGCCGATGAATTAACGATGGCGACCCCTCGCAAAGGAATCTTCGCTGGAGGCGACGTTGTGGCGGGCCCCTCGAGTGTAATCGATGCTATCGCCCACGGGAAGCGCGCGGCCAAGGCAATCGGCAATTACCTCAACGGCCAGCCGTTGGCTGATGGCCTCGAAATGCGGCCCGAATCCTGCAATCCCCTGTCCGAGGCGGACATCAAGACGCTCAAGAAGAGGCTGGGCGAGGCCGGCCGCGTCCCCCAAGCGGAACTGCCCGCCGCACAACGCGCAGGAAGCTTCCAGGAGGTCGAGAGCACGTATACGCCGGAGGAGGCGCAACGCGAAGCCCAACGATGCCTCAATTGCGGCATGTGCTGCGAATGCATGCGATGCGTCGAGGCGTGCAAGGCGGGCGCCATTCTCCACGAGCAGACGCCGTCAACCCTCGAACTGGAAGTCGGCGCGGTGGTTTTGACTCCCGGTTTCGACGCCTTTGACGGCTCGAAGCGCGGCGAGTTCGGGTTTGGTCACGCCAGCAATGTCGTTACGAACGTGCAGTTCGAGCGCATTCTGTCGGCCTCGGGTCCGACACAAGGCCATATCCAGCGGCCGTCCGACGGCGCAGCCCCCAAGCGCCTGGCTTTCATACAGTGCGTCGGCTCTCGCGACTCGGGCTGCCGCAACGATTACTGCTCGTCCGTGTGCTGTATGGCCGCGACCAAAGAAGCCATTCTCGCCAAAGAACACGACCCGGATCTCGACGTCACGATATTCTTCCTGGATATGCGAGCCTTCGGGAAAGATTTTGACCGCTACTATGAGCGCGCGAAGAATGACCTCGGCATCCGGTACGTGCGTTCGTTTATCTCGCGAACTATCGAGATGCCGGACACCAGGAACCTTGTGCTCCGTTATTTCGGCCCCGGCCTCAAGCAGGTCGAAGAAGAATTCGACATGGTTGTGCTGTCGCTGGGACTGGAGCCCAGTCAAGCGTTGCTCAACCAGGCGGAACACATCGGCGTCGCCCTGAATAAATGGGGATTCGCGCAAACCTCCGAACTGCGCCCTCTGGACACGTCGCGAGCCGGCGTATTTGTCGGCGGAACTTTCCAGGAGCCGAAGGACATTCCCGATACCGTCATGCAGGCCAGCGGCGCTGCCTCTCGCGCGATGGCCCTTCTTGCTGCCGCGCGCGGCTCGCAAGTTCGCACCAAACATTATCCCCCGGAACGCGACATCACGGATGAGCCCCCGAGGGTGGGCGTCTTCGTATGCCATTGCGGCAGCAATATCGCCTCCGTGGTGGACGTCGCCGAGGTCGTCGAGCGGACCCGTCGGTTCCCCAACGTCGTCCATGCCGAACACACCATCTACACCTGCGCGGACGACAGTCAGGCGCGCATGAAGCAGAGCCTTCTCGAGCACCGGATCAATCGAGTAGTGGTGGCGTCCTGCACCCCGCGCACGCACGAACCGGTCTTCCGCGATACCCTGCGCGACGCCGGTCTTAACCCGTATCTGCTCGAAATGGCCAATATCCGCGAACAATGTTCATGGGTACATGCCAACGACCCCGAGACCGCGACAAACAAAGCCTGCGACCTTGTGCGCATGATTGTCGCCCGCGCGAGCGAATCAGTTCCGCTCAAGGAAGTAACCGTTCCCGTCAGCAAGGGCGCCCTCATCATAGGCGGCGGCGTCGCGGGCATGACAGCCGCATTGGCCCTCGCCGGCCAGGGTTTCGCGGCCCACGTAGTTGAGAAGGCCGACGTCCTCGGCGGTACCGCACGGCGTCTGCACCACACGCTCGACGGCGAGAACATCCAGGATTTTCTTGACGACACCATCGCGAAAGTGATGTCTAACAAGCTCATACAGGTTCATCTGAATGCCCGGGTGTCAAAAGTCGATGGCCATATCGGGGCCTTCGAGACCACGATCGTCTCCAACGGCAACTGCAGAGAAATCCGGCACGGGGTGGTGGTCGTGGCTACGGGGGCCGAAGAGCACAAACCCGAATCGTTCGGTTACGGCAAGAGCGACAAGGTGCTCACGCAGCTTGAACTCTCCGAGCGTTTGAACCAGAGCTCGCTGCGTCTTCCCGCGAAGGCCACCGTCGTGATGATCCAGTGCGTCGAGCAGCGCAACGAAGAGCGCCCCTACTGCAGCCGCGTATGCTGTACGACCGCTGTCAAGAACGCGCTCGAATTGAAGCGGCTGTATCCCGATGCCCGAATCATGGTTCTGTACCGCGACATGCGCACGTACGGGTTCCGTGAAGCCGCCTATCGTGAAGCCCGCGAAAAGGGCGTTTTGTTTGTGCGGTACGATGCCGAACAGCCCCCCGAACTCACCCTGAACGGCGCCCTGCGCGTCCGCGTGCAGGAACCGGCTCTTGCGCGAACTATCGAAGTCAGCCCGGACATGCTGGTCCTGGCTGCCCCGATGGTCCCTCAACCCGATCGCGAAGAGGTTTCGGAACTTCTGCGGGTCCCGCTCAACGCCGATGGGTTCTTCCTCGAAGCCCACGTGAAACTGCGTCCGGTGGATTTCGCCAGCGAAGGCATCTTTCTCTGCGGAACGGCCCACGCCCCGAAGAGCATCGGAGAGACCATCTCGCAGGCCAATGCCGTCGCCGGCCGCGCCGCCTCGATTCTTTCCCGAAAAGTTATGCCGGTCAGCGGCCAGGTAGCGTGGGTCGACCCCGACAAGTGCATCTCGTGCATGACGTGCGTGCACGTCTGCCCTTATCACGCGCCGGAGGTGGGACCGAACAACAAAGCCGAGATCCAGGGGGTCGTGTGTATGGGCTGTGGCAGTTGCAGCGCCGAATGCCCGGCCAAGGCTATCCAGTTGAGCCACTATCTCGACTCGCAGATCTTGCGCGCCCTCGATTACCTGCTGCTCGACCGGCCGGCAACCGAATCCTTCAAAACCCAATATCTTGAGCAAGTCGGAGTGGCGCAGCCCCGCTGGCACAAAGGACCCGAGTAA
- a CDS encoding CoB--CoM heterodisulfide reductase iron-sulfur subunit B family protein: MKAGTLSYAFFPGCSLESTAWDFDKSTRALCQAVGISLTDIPDWVCCGSTPAHSSNASLAVALPMLNLQKAQAAGFSQVLTACAACYARLRTANYRVNQDPAEKARAERITERPYDGAVRVRHILDVLVNDFGVRQLRKRIRAPFQGLRVASYYGCLLSRPPEVVAFDDPEHPTCMDELVKAAGAEVVDWPFKTECCGASLSVSKTGIVSRLGRQILSMAHRAGAECIVVACPMCHLNLDFRQPEARQGEPGLPDIPVVYITQFLGLALGLSPNALGLEALTSSAAPLYSKSAAVTGMAGGRA; encoded by the coding sequence GTGAAGGCCGGCACTCTGTCTTACGCATTCTTCCCGGGATGCAGCCTTGAATCCACGGCCTGGGACTTCGACAAGTCCACCCGGGCACTGTGCCAAGCCGTGGGCATCAGCTTGACAGACATCCCTGACTGGGTGTGTTGCGGCTCGACGCCGGCCCATTCAAGCAACGCATCGCTTGCGGTAGCGTTGCCCATGCTAAACCTTCAGAAAGCCCAGGCTGCCGGCTTCTCGCAAGTATTGACGGCGTGCGCCGCGTGCTATGCGCGGCTGCGGACGGCCAATTACAGGGTGAACCAGGACCCGGCCGAAAAAGCTCGCGCCGAGCGAATTACCGAACGGCCTTATGACGGGGCGGTGCGTGTCCGCCACATTCTCGATGTCCTTGTCAACGATTTTGGCGTTCGTCAGTTGCGCAAACGGATCAGGGCGCCATTCCAGGGCTTGCGCGTTGCTTCCTACTACGGTTGTCTTCTGTCCCGTCCACCCGAAGTGGTGGCGTTTGATGACCCCGAACACCCTACCTGCATGGACGAATTGGTCAAGGCGGCGGGCGCGGAGGTCGTCGATTGGCCGTTCAAGACCGAATGTTGCGGTGCGAGCCTGTCAGTCAGCAAGACCGGCATCGTGAGCCGCCTTGGCCGCCAGATACTGTCCATGGCTCATCGCGCGGGCGCGGAATGCATTGTGGTGGCCTGTCCCATGTGTCATCTGAACCTCGATTTCCGTCAGCCGGAGGCCAGGCAGGGTGAACCGGGGCTTCCCGATATTCCCGTTGTTTACATCACACAGTTTCTGGGGCTGGCCCTGGGGCTTTCTCCAAACGCCCTCGGGCTTGAGGCCCTGACGAGCAGCGCGGCCCCCTTGTACTCCAAGAGCGCCGCCGTGACTGGCATGGCCGGCGGAAGGGCATGA
- a CDS encoding 4Fe-4S dicluster domain-containing protein, with protein sequence MQKMLEWTDATLLNDVERRTGTPVSACLQCHKCSVGCPVGPDMDLMSSQIMRLIHLGARDEILESQAIWACASCEACTTRCPMGIDIAAVMDVLRMMAVERKAAVPDKRGKSFNKAFLTSVRWHGRVFELGMMTLYKLASRDLFSDIDKVPRMLARRKLSFVPHFSRSVREVRRVFKRSHEEEKKR encoded by the coding sequence ATGCAAAAGATGCTTGAATGGACAGATGCCACGCTGTTGAACGATGTGGAACGCCGAACCGGAACACCCGTAAGCGCGTGCCTCCAATGCCATAAGTGTTCGGTGGGCTGTCCCGTCGGACCCGACATGGACCTGATGTCAAGCCAGATCATGCGCTTGATACACTTGGGCGCCAGGGACGAGATCCTCGAGTCCCAGGCCATCTGGGCCTGTGCGTCATGCGAGGCCTGTACAACGCGCTGCCCCATGGGTATCGATATCGCCGCCGTGATGGACGTGCTCCGCATGATGGCAGTCGAACGCAAGGCCGCCGTCCCCGACAAACGCGGAAAGAGTTTCAACAAAGCTTTCTTGACCAGCGTGCGCTGGCACGGCAGGGTCTTCGAGTTGGGTATGATGACCCTCTACAAACTCGCCAGCCGCGACCTGTTTTCCGACATCGACAAGGTCCCCCGCATGCTGGCAAGACGCAAACTGTCGTTCGTGCCCCACTTTTCCCGGAGCGTCAGGGAAGTGCGAAGGGTTTTCAAACGGTCACACGAGGAGGAAAAGAAGCGGTGA
- a CDS encoding glutamate synthase — protein MDTIDTHRAFIERAEAIVRARAHLRPAGDLFPKPPEAEGGCGVTGFACTIPVRGKHIYEPSIQMRNRGNGKGGGIAACGLVPGDMGVSRQVLDEAYILQVALLDPAARESIEKKYIEPHFDVFQGGLIPTVGDYRDVPLLEVRPPDVARYFVRAKKNVLERFAQENGLAKLTEDEIEDEFVFQNSSKLNDEFYASLGEKRAFVMSHARNLIIIKIVGYAEASVQYYKMEDMRAHVWIAHQRYPTRGRVWHPGGAHPFIGMHEALVHNGDFANYHSVCEYLAQRNLFPRFLTDTEVSVMLFDLMHRVYKYPVEYIIEALAPTTELDFDRLPKARQQVYRQIQAAHIHGSPDGPWFFIIARTLHGKKGFQLLGITDTAMLRPQVFALQEGKDVSIGLICSEKQAIDATLAGLNSEDPRFMPVADQYWNARGGSYDDGGAFLFNVMPDGASGNGRTEDYHLHVTDKFGVPVSTWPGQVHCDLSVPLVLSAPNEKDAAAIEKTVRENDADGLFRYLHAAIGGMDFDRLRKAMDEVVAKTALRMPHIGIDVLTRLMDLRYPTGTKKRSAVLTILRQGLEEVFSRQPLFDDARESAYRRITWETRGTLRAPAAGEHTLLIDSRGFEPQGPQCDARLAVDAYNAGWRHIIHYNSRGTRFHAAGFGPKSDGLRVDCYDNPGDYLGSGIDGLEVYVHGNAQDQVGQIAKRGKMVIYGDAGQTFLYGAKGGVIYVMGNTAGRPLINAVGKPRVVINGTSLDFLAESFMAGDPHEEGGFVILNGMRFDKDGRPDPLEMPYPGGNLLSLASGGAIYVRDPHRTLVDEQLNGGMYAALTEDDWQLILPYLRENEQLFGIQVERDLLTVDGVIRQPGQVYQKVVPVKKGKQATTGEVGE, from the coding sequence ATGGACACGATTGACACCCACAGGGCGTTCATTGAAAGGGCCGAGGCAATAGTGCGCGCGCGCGCCCATCTTCGCCCCGCCGGCGACCTGTTCCCCAAGCCGCCGGAGGCCGAGGGCGGATGCGGCGTAACGGGCTTTGCCTGCACGATTCCCGTGCGCGGCAAACACATCTACGAGCCCTCCATCCAGATGCGCAACCGGGGTAACGGCAAGGGCGGCGGCATTGCCGCCTGCGGCCTTGTTCCGGGAGATATGGGCGTTTCACGCCAAGTCCTCGATGAAGCGTACATTCTCCAGGTTGCGTTGCTCGATCCAGCCGCGCGTGAGTCTATCGAGAAGAAATATATCGAGCCTCACTTTGACGTGTTCCAGGGCGGCCTGATCCCTACCGTCGGCGATTATCGCGATGTGCCGTTGCTTGAAGTCCGCCCGCCGGATGTCGCCCGCTATTTTGTCCGGGCCAAGAAGAACGTGCTCGAACGGTTTGCACAGGAAAACGGTCTCGCGAAACTGACCGAAGACGAAATCGAAGACGAATTTGTTTTCCAGAATTCCTCGAAGCTTAACGATGAGTTCTATGCCTCGCTGGGGGAAAAGCGCGCGTTCGTAATGTCGCATGCGCGCAACCTTATCATCATCAAGATCGTCGGGTACGCGGAAGCCTCGGTCCAGTATTACAAGATGGAAGACATGCGCGCACACGTATGGATTGCGCATCAGCGCTATCCGACCCGGGGCCGGGTATGGCACCCCGGCGGCGCCCACCCATTCATCGGCATGCACGAGGCCCTCGTGCACAACGGGGATTTCGCCAACTACCATTCGGTGTGCGAGTATCTTGCGCAGCGCAACCTTTTCCCGCGCTTTCTCACCGACACCGAGGTGTCAGTGATGCTATTCGACCTGATGCACCGTGTTTACAAGTACCCGGTGGAATACATTATTGAGGCGCTCGCGCCGACCACGGAACTCGACTTTGACCGGCTTCCCAAAGCCCGGCAGCAGGTCTACCGCCAGATCCAGGCAGCCCACATCCACGGTTCGCCCGATGGACCCTGGTTCTTCATCATCGCGCGCACACTTCACGGAAAGAAGGGATTTCAGCTGCTCGGCATCACCGACACGGCGATGCTGCGGCCCCAGGTGTTCGCGCTTCAAGAAGGCAAAGACGTCTCCATCGGCTTGATTTGTTCCGAGAAACAGGCTATCGACGCGACCCTCGCCGGCCTGAATAGTGAAGATCCCCGTTTCATGCCCGTGGCTGACCAATACTGGAACGCACGCGGTGGAAGTTATGACGACGGTGGAGCCTTTCTATTCAACGTCATGCCCGATGGGGCGTCCGGCAATGGCCGTACCGAAGACTACCACCTGCACGTAACCGACAAGTTTGGGGTGCCCGTATCCACTTGGCCGGGGCAAGTCCACTGCGACCTTTCCGTTCCTCTGGTCCTATCCGCTCCGAACGAGAAAGACGCCGCGGCAATTGAGAAGACCGTCCGAGAAAACGATGCCGACGGTCTTTTCCGCTATCTGCATGCTGCCATCGGCGGCATGGACTTTGACCGGCTTCGCAAGGCGATGGACGAGGTCGTGGCGAAGACCGCGCTCCGCATGCCGCACATCGGCATCGACGTCCTCACCCGCCTGATGGATCTCCGCTACCCAACCGGCACGAAAAAGCGCAGCGCCGTTCTTACGATTCTCCGGCAAGGGCTGGAAGAGGTCTTCTCCCGACAGCCCCTGTTCGATGATGCGCGTGAGAGCGCCTACCGGCGGATCACCTGGGAAACGCGCGGTACCCTTCGCGCTCCGGCAGCCGGGGAACATACCCTTCTTATTGACAGCCGGGGCTTTGAGCCACAGGGCCCCCAATGCGACGCCCGGCTCGCCGTGGACGCATACAACGCGGGCTGGCGCCACATCATCCACTACAACTCTCGCGGGACACGCTTCCACGCGGCCGGCTTCGGCCCGAAGAGCGATGGCCTCCGCGTGGACTGTTATGATAATCCTGGCGACTACCTGGGCTCTGGCATAGATGGACTTGAGGTCTACGTTCACGGCAATGCCCAGGACCAGGTCGGCCAAATCGCCAAACGCGGCAAGATGGTGATTTATGGAGATGCCGGCCAGACCTTCCTGTACGGCGCCAAGGGCGGCGTGATCTATGTCATGGGCAACACGGCAGGGCGCCCTCTCATCAACGCCGTCGGCAAGCCTCGCGTAGTCATAAATGGGACGTCGCTGGACTTTTTGGCGGAATCGTTCATGGCGGGAGATCCCCATGAAGAGGGCGGGTTCGTCATCTTAAACGGCATGCGCTTCGACAAGGACGGCAGACCAGACCCACTTGAGATGCCCTATCCCGGCGGCAACCTCCTTTCCCTTGCATCGGGCGGGGCAATCTATGTCCGTGACCCGCACAGGACCCTGGTCGACGAGCAGTTGAACGGGGGCATGTACGCTGCCCTCACCGAGGATGATTGGCAGTTGATCCTGCCCTATCTGCGCGAGAATGAACAGCTGTTCGGAATCCAGGTCGAGCGAGACCTACTTACCGTTGACGGCGTCATCAGACAGCCCGGGCAGGTCTACCAGAAAGTCGTGCCCGTCAAAAAGGGCAAACAGGCAACTACCGGCGAGGTGGGTGAGTGA
- a CDS encoding glutamate synthase-related protein, with protein MSTIAPSHPESADMFATHPQYAEVRRDVHPAPPRYRNELGKFRVYRDSSCTACGTCVTLCPHGVHKRPAGYRQPIRPFDYRCIGPDCEKTDHFCISACPSGALSLSTNPAFETLGDYRWTPDLLASTWAMAETGQCPPSHLESEVGASGGGFDKLRFRFPEAPPRDLRKEDISTELLLNRRKDSRPKVKIDVPWYGGGMSFGSTNIRALLAKARVAKAWNSFSCTGEGGYPERMIPYADHMITQVATGLFGVREETIKRARIVEFKYAQGAKPGLGGHLLGDKNTPEVAAMREAVVGTSLFSPFPFHSVYSIEDHKKHLDWIAHVNPRALLSAKVSSPGDVDMVAVGVYCAGAHIVHIDGSYGGTGAAPNIAKKNIAMPIEYAINTCHQFLEQEGARDEITLIVSGGVRTPADVAKAIALGADGVVIGTAELVALECIRCGCCESGRGCPRGICTTDHELLEMVTIEWCTQRLVNMYSAWRDMLVDILYRLGLDSVAALRGRTDLLTHLDYEEADQG; from the coding sequence ATGAGCACGATTGCGCCCAGCCACCCGGAATCGGCGGACATGTTCGCGACTCATCCTCAGTACGCAGAAGTCCGGCGCGACGTGCATCCCGCGCCGCCGCGCTACCGCAACGAGCTGGGCAAGTTCCGCGTGTATCGTGATTCCAGTTGTACCGCCTGCGGCACCTGCGTGACCCTGTGTCCGCACGGCGTACACAAGCGCCCCGCTGGTTATCGGCAGCCCATCCGCCCCTTCGATTACCGGTGTATCGGGCCGGATTGTGAGAAGACGGACCACTTCTGCATCTCGGCGTGCCCGTCGGGCGCTCTGTCCCTATCCACCAATCCCGCCTTTGAAACATTGGGCGATTACCGATGGACGCCTGACCTGCTCGCCAGCACTTGGGCAATGGCCGAGACCGGTCAGTGCCCTCCGTCGCATCTCGAATCCGAAGTGGGCGCGTCCGGCGGCGGATTTGACAAGCTCCGTTTCCGGTTCCCTGAAGCGCCACCCAGGGACTTGCGGAAAGAAGACATTTCGACCGAGCTTCTCTTGAACCGGCGAAAAGACAGCCGGCCCAAGGTCAAGATTGACGTGCCCTGGTACGGCGGCGGCATGTCGTTCGGCTCGACCAACATCCGGGCGTTGCTCGCAAAGGCGCGCGTGGCCAAGGCGTGGAACTCCTTCAGTTGTACCGGCGAGGGAGGATATCCCGAGCGCATGATCCCATACGCCGACCACATGATTACGCAGGTGGCAACCGGCCTGTTCGGGGTCCGCGAGGAAACCATCAAACGCGCGCGCATCGTCGAGTTCAAATATGCCCAGGGCGCCAAGCCCGGTTTGGGAGGCCATCTCCTCGGCGACAAGAATACGCCCGAGGTGGCCGCCATGCGCGAAGCCGTCGTCGGCACGTCGCTGTTTTCGCCCTTCCCGTTCCACAGCGTCTACTCCATCGAAGACCACAAGAAGCATCTCGACTGGATAGCCCACGTCAACCCGCGTGCGCTGCTTTCCGCCAAGGTCTCCTCCCCGGGTGATGTGGACATGGTCGCCGTTGGCGTGTATTGCGCGGGGGCCCATATCGTGCATATTGACGGCAGCTATGGCGGTACGGGCGCGGCCCCGAACATCGCCAAGAAGAACATCGCGATGCCCATTGAATACGCGATCAACACCTGCCACCAGTTTCTCGAACAGGAAGGCGCCCGCGACGAAATCACGCTCATTGTGAGCGGCGGCGTACGAACCCCAGCCGATGTTGCCAAGGCCATCGCACTGGGCGCTGACGGCGTGGTTATCGGGACCGCCGAGCTCGTGGCCCTCGAATGTATCCGTTGCGGCTGTTGCGAAAGCGGGCGCGGATGTCCGCGCGGCATCTGCACGACGGATCACGAGCTTCTCGAAATGGTCACCATCGAATGGTGCACGCAGCGGCTTGTCAACATGTATTCCGCATGGCGTGACATGCTGGTCGACATTCTCTATCGTCTGGGCCTGGATTCGGTCGCCGCGCTGCGCGGGCGTACCGATCTCCTGACCCACCTGGACTATGAAGAGGCAGACCAAGGATAA